One region of Primulina tabacum isolate GXHZ01 chromosome 1, ASM2559414v2, whole genome shotgun sequence genomic DNA includes:
- the LOC142553029 gene encoding uncharacterized protein LOC142553029: MFVSRFYRLGSYAVQRLVKAPVFRRHSVLPAIHHQYLQTQCGIGYQRDELFSTAAAKLDSNEGNETEQKINVTFVDKDGEEVNIKVPVGMSMLEAAHENDLDLEGACEASLACSTCHVIVMDMSQYNKIPDPTDEENDMLDLAFGLTETSRLGCQIIAARELDGIRLAVPSATRNFAVDGYKPKPH; this comes from the exons ATGTTCGTTTCCAGGTTTTATAGGCTTGGATCCTATGCAGTCCAGAGACTGGTAAAAG CTCCAGTTTTTAGAAGGCATTCAGTTCTGCCTGCGATTCATCATCAATATTTACAAACCCAG TGTGGGATTGGGTACCAGAGAGATGAATTATTTAGCACGGCAGCAGCTAAACTTGACTCCAATGAAGGAAATGAAACGGAGCAGAA GATAAACGTAACATTTGTTGACAAGGATGGAGAAGAGGTAAATATTAAGGTCCCAGTTGGAATGTCGATGCTGGAAGCTGCTCATGAGAATGATTTAGATCTTGAAG GTGCATGTGAAGCATCACTTGCCTGTTCCACTTGTCATGTGATTGTGATG GACATGAGCCAGTACAACAAAATACCTGATCCAACAGATGAGGAAAATGACATGCTAGATCTCGCCTTTGGCCTCACTGAAAC GTCTCGTTTGGGTTGCCAGATAATTGCTGCACGGGAATTGGATGGAATTCGCTTAGCCGTTCCTTCTGCCACTCGAAACTTTGCTGTTGATGGGTATAAACCAAAACCACATTAA
- the LOC142514080 gene encoding uncharacterized protein LOC142514080, with amino-acid sequence MSVLGDRCLNIPKLLSEDLLCHAGLSPVKIKLKENAGTRVMNALFLRELSKTKAGGSSSASQKSITPAVTMGPKGDCSAAEKKKTGSCSTTAKKPASSPSSPNAAKKKKAGSSSSASERASSRQVPPPSGKQNASTDLSPSAPQHGKRKISEISVVSVSSPEGSELDEGPPLASAVYPLYTSDSAIVGRGPTPLAQKIMYQLPSDADAAFMGSLGWSDLLRRTCSSVTEGMMYVGELAERAHAARSDSCQELREVQALREQLQATIDEMKVSHAKELSESQAQLSESQAQLSESQIQCGELSKQKQESQRLIEDQAKEIKKLKKELKNSQAELKDAKARHVAEASSFKEEFLKSEEFVEICGPKAFHYLGVGFEGAVGLFHAQGYPPPGAPTDFIDFEGFISSLPPIPRLSPFIYVIFCIVLFSIGLCDFWDVYIWFFPFAHF; translated from the exons ATGAGTGTACTAGGAGATCGATGCTTAAACATTCCCAAACTTCTATCTGAGGATCTCCTATGTCATGCCGGGTTAAGTCCCGTTAAAATTAAGCTGAAGGAGAATGCTG GTACTAGAGTCATGAACGCCCTATTTCTCCGTGAACTTTCCAAGACAAAGGCCGGGGGTTCTTCATCAGCTTCCCAGAAATCCATTACCCCGGCAGTCACGATGGGCCCAAAGGGagattgttctgctgctgagaaaaagaaaacaggTTCCTGTTCTACTACCGCGAAGAAGCCTGCTAGCTCCCCTAGCTCCCCTAATGCTgcgaagaagaagaaggcaggctcctcctcctccgcctCAGAGCGAGCCTCCTCGCGCCAAGTCCCTCCTCCGTCTGGTAAGCAAAATGCATCCACTGATCTTAGTCCGTCAGCCCCTCAGCATGGCAAGCGCAAGATTTCTGAGATTTCTGTCGTATCGGTCTCTTCTCCAGAGGGGTCCGAGCTCGATGAGGGGCCTCCCCTCGCATCGGCGGTGTATCCTCTATACACTTCGGATTCGGCCATCGTGGGGCGGGGTCCTACTCCTCTAGCTCAAAAGATAATGTATCAGCTTCCTTCCGACGCCGATGCAGCGTTCATGGGTTCACTGGGGTGGTCAGACCTCCTCCGCCGGACATGCAGCAGTGTCACCGAG GGCATGATGTACGTCGGGGAGTTGGCTGAGCGTGCTCACGCCGCTCGATCTGACTCTTGTCAAGAATTACGCGAGGTTCAGGCTCTCCGCGAACAGCTCCAGGCTACTATTGATGAGATGAAAGTGTCGCATGCCAAGGAGCTTTCGGAGTCCCAAGCTCAATTGTCGGAGTCCCAAGCTCAATTGTCGGAGTCCCAGATCCAGTGCGGCGAGCTCTCAAAACAGAAGCAGGAGTCTCAGCGGCTGATAGAGGATCAAGCTAAAGAGATCAAGAAGCTGAAGAAAGAATTAAAGAACTCACAGGCTGAGCTTAAAGACGCCAAGGCACGACATGTTGCAGAAGCCTCATCCTTCAAAGAGGAATTTCTCAAATCCGAAGAATTTGTCGAGATCTGTGGCCCGAAAGCTTTTCACTACCTTGGGGTGGGTTTCGAGGGTGCAGTCGGCCTTTTCCATGCTCAGGGCTATCCTCCGCCAGGCGCCCCTACTGACTTTATCGACTTCGAGGGCTTCATATCGAGTCTCCCCCCGATTCCTAGATTGAGCccctttatttatgttattttctgCATTGTTTTATTTTCCATAGGATTATGCGACTTTTGGGACGTTTACATTTGGTTCTTTCCTTTTGCGCACTTTTGA